The following are encoded together in the Tamandua tetradactyla isolate mTamTet1 chromosome 14, mTamTet1.pri, whole genome shotgun sequence genome:
- the PLA2G4B gene encoding cytosolic phospholipase A2 beta, translating to MALAKVPGTCLLTIRILQAHGLPSKDLVTPSDCYVTLWLPTASSHRFQTRTIRNCRSPVWNQSFHFRIHRQLKNVVELKVFDQDLLTKDDPVLSVLFDAGTLRDGEFRRESFSLSPQSEEWLEVEFRLQSLTDCAERLVSNGILVARELSCLHVQLNKEGDQQGSEGRVQLVIPGSWEGPQETSVGTGSFCFHCPACWEQELSIHLQDAPQEQLKVPLRALPSGQLVRLVFPTSQEPLMEVELKKEEGPRELAVRLGCGPCPEEQAFLSRRRQVVAQALKQVLQLEGDLREDEIPVVAVMATGGGIRAMTALYGQLAGLRDLGLLDCISYITGASGSTWALSNLYEDPDWSQKDLEGPTELLKSQVTKSKLGVLAPRQLRRYRQELAERAQLGHPSCFTNLWALINEALLHDEPHDYKLSDQREALCRGQNPLPIYCALNTKGRNLTTFEFGEWCEFSPYEVGFPKYGAFIPSELFGSEFFMGRLMRRLPESRICFLEGIWSNLYATNLQDSLYWASEPSEFWDRWAQDQASLDKEQVPLLKIEEAPTAAGRIAEFFTDLLTWRPLAQATHNFLYGLQFHKDYFWHPHFSTWKATKLDGLPNQLTPAEPHLCLLDVGYFINTSCPPLLRPTRDVDLILSLDYNLHGAFQQLQLLGQFCREQAIPFPPISPTPEEQLRPGECHRFADPDRPEAPVVLHFPLVNDSFQEYSAPGVRRTPEEKEAGTVNLSSSDSPYHYTKLTYSPEDTDKLLRLARYNICNSREWLLEALREAVQRRRQHRARGPE from the exons TGACCCCCTCGGACTGTTATGTGACTCTGTGGCTGCCCACGGCCTCCAGCCACAGGTTCCAGACACGCACCATCAGGAACTGCAGGAGCCCCGTCTGGAATCAGAGCTTTCACTTCCGAATCCACAGGCAGCTCAAG AATGTGGTGGAACTGAAAGTTTTTGACCAGGACCTGTTGACCAAAGATGACCCTGTGTTGTCAGTGTTGTTTGACGCAGGGACCCTGCGGGACGGGGAGTTCCGGCGGGAGAGCTTCTCGCTGAGCCCGCAG agtgaggAGTGGCTGGAAGTTGAATTTCGGCTACAGAGTCT GACAGACTGTGCTGAGCGGCTCGTCAGCAACGGCATCCTGGTG GCCCGGGAGCTCTCCTGCTTGCATGTGCAACTGAACAAGGAGGGAGACCAGCAGG GGTCAGAGGGCAGAGTTCAGCTTGTGATTCCTGGGTCCTGGGAAGGTCCGCAGGAGACCTCCGTGGGCACTGGCTCCTTCTGCTTCCACTGCCCAGCCTGCTGGGAGCAAGAGCTGAGTATTCATCTGCAG GATGCCCCCCAAGAGCAACTGAAGGTACCACTCAGGGCTTTGCCCTCTGGTCAACTGGTGAGGCTGGTCTTCCCAACATCCCAG GAGCCCCTGATGGAGGTGGAGCTGAAGAAAGAAGAAGG GCCAAGGGAGCTGGCTGTGCGGCTGGGCTGTGGGCCCTGCCCTGAGGAGCAGGCCTTCCTGAGCAGGAGGAGGCAGGTGGTGGCCCAGGCTCTGAAGCAGGTCTTGCAGCTGGAAGGAGACCTACGGGAGGATGAG ATCCCAGTGGTGGCTGTAATGGCCACGGGTGGTGGGATCCGGGCAATGACAGCCCTGTACGGGCAGCTGGCTGGCCTGAGGGACCTGGGCCTCTTGGACTGCATCTCGTACATCACGGGGGCTTCGGGCTCTACCTG GGCCTTGTCCAACCTCTATGAGGACCCAGACTGGTCTCAGAAGGACCTGGAGGGACCTACCGAGTTGCTGAAGAGCCAGGTGACTAAAAGCAAGCTGGGCGTGCTGGCCCCCAGGCAGCTGAGGCGATACCGGCAGGAGCTGGCCGAGCGAGCCCAGCTGGGCCACCCTTCCTGCTTCACCAACCTGTGGGCGCTCATCAACGAGGCGCTGCTGCACGATGAG CCTCATGACTACAAACTCTCAGATCAGCGGGAGGCCCTGTGTCGCGGCCAGAACCCTCTGCCTATCTATTGTGCCCTCAACACCAAAGGGCGGAACCTGACCACCTTCGAATTTGGGG AGTGGTGCGAGTTCTCCCCCTACGAGGTCGGTTTCCCCAAGTACGGGGCCTTCATCCCTTCCGAGCTCTTCGGCTCCGAGTTCTTCATGGGGCGGCTGATGAGGCGGCTCCCCGAGTCCCGCATCTGCTTCCTCGAAG GTATCTGGAGCAACCTGTATGCAACCAACCTCCAGGACAGCTTATACTGGGCCTCAGAGCCCAGTGAGTTCTGGGACCGCTGGGCTCAGGATCAGGCCAGCTTGG ACAAAGAGCAGGTTCCCCTTCTGAAGATAGAAGAAGCACCCACGGCAGCTGGCAGGATAGCTGAGTTTTTCACTGACCTTCTGACGTGGCGCCCACTTGCCCAGGCCACCCACAATTTCTTGTATGGCCTCCAATTCCACAAAGACTATTTCTGGCATCCTCACTTCTCTACCTGGAAAG CCACCAAACTGGACGGCCTTCCCAACCAGCTGACGCCTGCAGAACCTCACCTCTGCCTGCTGGATGTTGGCTACTTTATCAACACCAGCTGCCCACCCCTCCTGCGGCCCACACGGGACGTGGACCTCATCTTGTCGTTGGATTACAACCTTCATGGGGCCTTTCAG CAGCTGCAGCTCCTGGGCCAATTCTGCCGGGAGCAGGCGATCCCGTTCCCGCCCATCTCGCCCACTCCGGAGGAGCAGCTCCGGCCCGGCGAGTGCCACCGGTTTGCGGACCCCGACCGCCCCGAGGCGCCTGTCGTGCTGCATTTCCCTCTGGTCAACGACTCCTTCCAGGAGTACTCGGCCCCTG GGGTCCGGCGCACACCCGAGGAGAAGGAGGCTGGGACGGTGAACCTGTCTTCATCCGACTCTCCCTACCACTACACGAAGTTGACCTACAGCCCGGAGGACACGGACAAGCTGCTCCGCCTGGCGCGCTACAACATCTGCAACAGCCGGGAGTGGCTGCTGGAGGCGCTGCGGGAGGCCGTGCAGCGGAGACGGCAGCACAGGGCGCGCGGGCCCGAGTGA